A region from the Meiothermus sp. Pnk-1 genome encodes:
- a CDS encoding alpha/beta hydrolase, which yields MRGILLLLAALGLAGAQSPRWAGDPEYRTFPGTPTAAGPTLDKSYALVYPAQGEFRGTVLFVPGFLGGATNFDALARRLVLAAPGWEVWAWDRRANGLEDRRGFATADPWAYYQRYQLPEFPFLKDWGLQVHLGDLERLVEQARSRGPVVLAGHSLGASLAALFALYHEDLAGLILLDGLPNLIRVGQEQYHSGGLSQFGHTPGLDELLAGKAPPYITLFGLDPIGFAQAEAQAFMAAQAPQADAPPGWAPWRASRIAAALYRVDDRYQPFPAFSVSLGRAVGREGFNLLGFLFGNLTYTVRGPRGNRVEWQDTGEATDPLEFLRLYANPTTGFSEWFFPYRLILDIGAWEVAVPQLKPRTLPYPVLALGAGRGLLPHAEDFAGLSSVFPGSSFDVRILPGLTHLDLLTGRDGPAVGPIARYLQALRP from the coding sequence GCCGACCTTGGACAAAAGCTACGCCCTCGTCTACCCGGCTCAGGGGGAGTTCAGGGGTACGGTCCTCTTCGTGCCAGGGTTTTTGGGCGGGGCCACCAACTTCGACGCCTTGGCCCGGCGGTTGGTTTTGGCCGCCCCGGGCTGGGAGGTGTGGGCCTGGGACCGCCGCGCCAACGGCCTCGAGGACCGCCGCGGTTTCGCCACTGCCGACCCCTGGGCCTATTACCAGCGCTACCAGCTCCCGGAGTTTCCCTTTCTCAAGGACTGGGGCCTCCAGGTGCACCTGGGCGACCTCGAGCGCCTGGTGGAGCAAGCTCGCTCCCGTGGCCCGGTGGTGCTGGCCGGGCATAGCCTGGGGGCCAGCCTGGCCGCGCTCTTTGCTCTGTACCACGAGGATCTCGCCGGGCTGATCCTGCTGGACGGCTTGCCCAACCTGATCCGAGTCGGCCAGGAGCAGTACCACAGCGGCGGCCTCAGCCAGTTTGGCCACACGCCGGGCTTGGACGAACTGCTCGCGGGGAAGGCCCCGCCCTACATCACCCTCTTCGGGCTCGACCCTATCGGCTTTGCCCAAGCCGAGGCGCAGGCCTTCATGGCTGCCCAGGCCCCGCAGGCCGACGCCCCTCCCGGTTGGGCGCCCTGGCGGGCCAGCCGTATCGCGGCCGCCTTGTACCGGGTGGACGACCGCTATCAGCCCTTCCCGGCGTTCTCGGTCTCGCTGGGCCGTGCGGTGGGGCGCGAGGGCTTCAACCTCTTGGGCTTCCTTTTCGGCAATTTGACCTACACCGTGCGGGGGCCGCGGGGGAACCGGGTCGAGTGGCAGGATACCGGGGAAGCCACCGACCCGCTGGAGTTTTTACGGCTCTACGCCAACCCCACTACCGGCTTCTCCGAGTGGTTCTTCCCCTACCGGCTCATCCTGGATATCGGAGCCTGGGAGGTCGCGGTGCCCCAACTCAAGCCGCGCACGCTCCCTTACCCGGTGTTGGCGCTCGGGGCCGGGCGCGGGTTGCTGCCCCACGCGGAGGATTTCGCCGGGCTCTCGAGCGTGTTCCCCGGCTCGAGCTTCGACGTGCGGATCCTGCCGGGGCTCACCCACCTAGACCTCCTTACCGGGCGGGATGGGCCTGCGGTGGGGCCGATCGCCCGGTATCTACAGGCGCTTCGCCCATAG
- a CDS encoding YceI family protein: protein MPRPWLLVALVGLAYAQAPQFAVEGRVTYAASYPLGRWEGTNTTASGQVRWEMESGALEGRICVDLRAFNSGNPLRDADSRGVFEVNKYPQSCFQPIRLLRQGEAVSVVGILELHGVSREIRIAGSLSQEGAAYRFRGVFETRFSEWNLERPSLIFVRVDDPVQVRLEARVEPVWTR, encoded by the coding sequence ATGCCCCGACCTTGGTTGCTGGTCGCGCTGGTGGGACTGGCCTACGCCCAAGCCCCCCAGTTCGCGGTAGAGGGGCGGGTGACCTACGCCGCCAGCTACCCCCTGGGCCGGTGGGAGGGAACCAACACCACCGCCAGCGGACAGGTACGCTGGGAGATGGAAAGCGGGGCGTTGGAGGGGCGGATCTGCGTGGACCTGCGCGCTTTCAACTCCGGCAACCCCTTGCGCGACGCCGATTCCCGCGGGGTATTCGAGGTGAACAAGTACCCCCAAAGCTGTTTCCAGCCCATCCGCCTGCTCCGCCAAGGGGAAGCGGTGAGCGTGGTGGGGATCCTCGAGCTGCACGGGGTGAGCAGGGAGATCCGCATCGCGGGGAGCTTGAGCCAAGAAGGTGCGGCTTACCGTTTTCGTGGCGTCTTTGAGACCAGGTTTTCGGAGTGGAACCTCGAGCGCCCCAGCCTGATCTTCGTGAGGGTGGACGATCCTGTGCAGGTGCGCCTGGAGGCCCGGGTGGAGCCGGTTTGGACGAGGTAG
- a CDS encoding TetR/AcrR family transcriptional regulator, with protein MNTREALLERAKAAFAERGYAATSLEVLARGLGLSKAAVYHHFPSKRALLKALLEEALEETRQALDQPAGLEQRLLGYALAYRGQVEPLTALMTAHSGRRGGDQEAVKISLAAMQQGMDLLAGALEAVVPGRGRVMAAIFSSIVHGAYMIGRHLPGYEVEALLREGVRVFVGGLP; from the coding sequence GTGAATACCCGTGAAGCCCTCCTCGAGCGCGCCAAGGCGGCATTTGCCGAACGGGGCTACGCCGCCACCAGCCTGGAGGTGCTGGCGCGCGGCCTAGGCCTGTCTAAAGCCGCCGTCTACCACCACTTCCCCTCCAAGCGGGCCTTGCTGAAAGCGCTGTTGGAAGAGGCCCTGGAGGAGACCCGCCAGGCCCTGGACCAGCCAGCAGGCCTCGAGCAGCGGCTACTCGGCTACGCCCTAGCCTACCGCGGGCAGGTCGAGCCCCTGACGGCCCTCATGACGGCCCACTCCGGGAGGCGGGGGGGAGACCAGGAGGCGGTCAAGATCTCGCTGGCGGCCATGCAGCAGGGGATGGACCTCCTGGCCGGAGCGCTCGAGGCGGTAGTCCCGGGCAGGGGAAGGGTGATGGCGGCGATTTTTTCGTCCATCGTACACGGGGCCTACATGATAGGGCGGCACTTGCCGGGGTACGAGGTCGAAGCTCTGCTGCGCGAAGGGGTGCGGGTCTTCGTAGGGGGCCTGCCCTGA
- a CDS encoding response regulator transcription factor has protein sequence MEAVSVRVLLVEDDRGVREALKLGLELEGYTVLEASNGPECLRKLEEGPDAVILDVLMPGGDGFGVLREIRRKSSVPVLMLTALDEVEWRVKGLKEGADDYLVKPYALPELVARLEAVLRRTRREDAILSYADLTLYPAKMEARRAERVLELSPKAFLLLKCLVEHAERILPKEALMQRVWGEEIEPNTLEVHLSALRRALGEPPLLHTLRGHGYVLRK, from the coding sequence ATGGAGGCCGTGAGCGTTCGGGTGCTGCTGGTCGAGGACGACCGGGGGGTGCGGGAGGCCCTCAAGCTAGGTCTCGAATTGGAAGGCTACACCGTGCTAGAGGCTTCGAATGGCCCAGAGTGCCTGCGCAAGCTGGAGGAGGGCCCCGACGCGGTGATTCTAGACGTGCTGATGCCGGGGGGCGACGGGTTTGGGGTACTGCGGGAGATCCGGCGCAAAAGCAGCGTACCGGTGCTGATGCTCACCGCTTTGGACGAGGTGGAATGGCGGGTCAAGGGGCTCAAGGAGGGGGCTGACGACTATCTGGTCAAACCGTATGCCCTGCCCGAGTTGGTCGCTCGCCTCGAGGCCGTGCTGCGCCGCACGCGCAGGGAAGACGCGATCCTCTCCTACGCCGACCTCACCCTGTACCCGGCCAAGATGGAAGCCCGCCGGGCGGAGCGGGTGCTGGAGCTTTCCCCCAAGGCCTTTTTGCTGCTGAAATGCCTGGTCGAGCACGCCGAGCGCATCCTGCCCAAAGAGGCCTTGATGCAGCGGGTTTGGGGGGAGGAGATCGAGCCCAACACGCTCGAGGTCCACCTCTCCGCGTTGCGCCGGGCCCTGGGCGAGCCCCCCTTGCTCCACACCCTGCGCGGGCACGGATATGTCCTCAGGAAGTGA
- a CDS encoding HAMP domain-containing sensor histidine kinase, translating to MALTTKPYLSLRARLFLWLLIALSLLLVPLGVLTVREAQRAAQAGLERAALSGLGVLVAENAGVRELFSLVQRFGGGVGYVVWLPGRRGAPGLLEPRISWTDRGEYRLPEGLIEALAEGQSYRHLIGDTLWLALPTEAGGIGLGVRVSEVAALPSRLFQLYTGLGVGLLVLAWSVGAWGLSRSLRPTLEMSEELSRRNPDFLEPLSEPRLAELRPAVASLNRLMDELSRAFARLKAQEKSAKRFAYGASHELRNPLAALKGYLEVLARRPGERRAIEGALREAQRMEGLLEGLLTLARLEGRGRVEGTPQDLAAFLRAYVPERLSEVIGEAQVQAEPTLLTLAVENLLKNAHRHGGGRVRARLEPDGPGFWLWIEDQGPGFAPEILPRAFEPFIKFGDGTGLGLAIVAAVARVHGGRVEAQNLAEGGARVGIWLIGAGLGAHSPAEGLSSAKR from the coding sequence ATGGCCCTCACCACGAAGCCCTATCTCAGCCTCCGCGCCCGCCTCTTTCTCTGGTTGTTGATCGCCCTGAGCCTGCTCCTGGTGCCGCTGGGGGTGCTCACCGTGCGCGAAGCCCAGCGCGCCGCCCAGGCCGGGCTCGAGCGGGCGGCCTTGTCGGGCCTGGGAGTCTTGGTGGCCGAGAATGCCGGGGTGCGTGAGCTGTTCTCGCTGGTACAGCGCTTTGGCGGAGGGGTGGGCTACGTGGTGTGGCTTCCCGGGAGGCGGGGTGCGCCCGGTCTGCTCGAGCCCCGCATAAGCTGGACGGACCGGGGGGAATACCGACTTCCCGAGGGCCTCATCGAAGCCCTCGCCGAGGGGCAAAGCTACCGCCATTTGATCGGCGATACGTTGTGGCTGGCCCTGCCCACCGAGGCCGGAGGGATAGGCCTGGGGGTGCGCGTTTCCGAGGTGGCGGCTCTACCCTCGAGGCTCTTCCAGCTGTATACCGGCTTGGGGGTGGGGCTACTGGTCCTGGCTTGGTCGGTAGGAGCCTGGGGGCTTTCCCGCTCGCTGCGGCCAACCCTGGAGATGTCGGAGGAGCTCTCCCGGCGCAACCCGGATTTTCTCGAGCCGCTGAGCGAGCCCCGCTTGGCCGAGCTGCGCCCGGCGGTGGCGTCGCTCAACCGCTTGATGGACGAGCTTTCGCGGGCTTTTGCTCGGCTCAAGGCGCAAGAGAAATCTGCCAAGCGTTTCGCCTACGGCGCTTCGCACGAGCTGCGCAACCCCCTGGCCGCCCTCAAGGGCTATCTGGAGGTGCTGGCCCGCCGCCCCGGCGAGCGGCGGGCTATCGAGGGGGCTTTACGTGAGGCGCAGCGGATGGAGGGCCTGCTCGAGGGCCTGCTCACCTTGGCCCGGCTCGAGGGACGGGGCCGGGTGGAAGGGACGCCCCAGGACTTGGCCGCCTTTCTAAGGGCCTATGTCCCCGAACGCTTGTCTGAAGTGATCGGTGAGGCCCAGGTGCAGGCTGAGCCTACCCTGCTCACCCTGGCGGTGGAGAATCTGCTCAAGAATGCGCACCGGCACGGAGGGGGCCGGGTGCGAGCCCGGCTCGAGCCCGACGGCCCGGGCTTTTGGCTGTGGATCGAGGACCAGGGGCCGGGGTTCGCGCCGGAGATCCTGCCCCGCGCCTTCGAACCCTTCATCAAGTTTGGGGACGGCACCGGGTTGGGGTTGGCCATCGTAGCCGCGGTGGCCCGGGTTCACGGAGGGCGGGTTGAAGCCCAGAACCTCGCCGAGGGCGGGGCCAGGGTCGGGATTTGGCTGATCGGGGCCGGGCTGGGGGCTCACTCCCCTGCGGAAGGCCTTTCCAGCGCAAAGCGCTAA
- a CDS encoding SCO family protein, whose amino-acid sequence MHRIGWVLLAGGLWAAGGGLAHGTHYLPASGPGGKVFQPAKPLPPVELQDTWTKAVSFPPKGTAWAIYLGYTGCPDLCPMTLERLRQAYASLGSPKTLRLGFVSLDPANDTPLVMGRYLRGFPPVEGFTGKPEAIARLAEGLEVRYNPGPGGTRLYHTDAIALLDEKGRLVRMIFGASRLSATRLAEELEHLGSLP is encoded by the coding sequence ATGCACAGGATTGGTTGGGTTTTGCTGGCCGGTGGGCTTTGGGCTGCCGGGGGGGGATTGGCCCACGGCACCCACTACCTGCCCGCCTCGGGGCCGGGGGGGAAGGTTTTTCAACCGGCCAAGCCCCTACCCCCGGTAGAATTGCAGGATACCTGGACCAAGGCCGTGAGTTTCCCCCCGAAGGGCACCGCCTGGGCTATCTACCTGGGTTACACCGGTTGCCCCGACTTGTGCCCGATGACCCTCGAGCGGTTGCGCCAGGCCTACGCCAGCCTAGGTAGCCCCAAGACCCTGCGATTGGGCTTCGTGAGCCTGGACCCGGCCAACGACACCCCCCTCGTGATGGGCCGCTACCTGCGCGGCTTCCCGCCGGTGGAGGGCTTTACCGGGAAGCCGGAAGCCATCGCGCGGCTGGCCGAGGGGCTCGAGGTGCGCTACAATCCCGGCCCCGGCGGAACCCGGCTCTACCACACCGACGCCATCGCCTTGCTGGACGAGAAAGGCAGGTTGGTGCGGATGATCTTCGGGGCCAGCCGCCTTTCGGCCACCCGCCTTGCTGAGGAGCTCGAGCACCTGGGGAGCCTGCCATGA
- a CDS encoding monooxygenase, whose amino-acid sequence MKRFLLLSLCALPLCAALRGSVSAQAGDAIPTYYGTVGPILQTHCTGCHREGGIAPFPLDDPQWAVRMAPAIAAAVQSGQMPPWPPGGDTPPLQGDRRLSDETIRTLVRWAEAGAPLGKLRYLPLPSSDAGAAALPYRLQPAQAYTPDPRLSDDYRCFLIDPAMGSDTFVTGYRIRPGQPRLVHHVILFVIGRKQLALAQSRDGRDGRPGWPCFGGPGLSGNPADIGTPLGFWVPGTQGTDFPPGTGFLLRSGSRIVMQVHYNLAAGPAAPDQTRLELATAPGSANLKPLLGNAVVAPVEIRCPTGVTGERCTREYALAHTGMRFVAEGSHLLCNTSPALYQARDVGDGSSQTTTCERPVPGDRVLLGVTAHMHLRGVRVKLELNPGTPRARTLLEIPRWDFRWQGQYWFQEPIRTSQGDTVRITCVYDNSGPIPGPGGEPLEPRYMVWGEGTTDEMCLGFLSWVRP is encoded by the coding sequence ATGAAGCGCTTTCTTCTGCTTTCGCTTTGTGCCCTGCCGTTGTGTGCGGCTTTGCGGGGATCGGTTTCGGCCCAAGCTGGGGATGCCATCCCTACCTACTACGGCACGGTAGGGCCGATTCTGCAGACCCACTGCACGGGCTGCCACCGCGAAGGGGGGATCGCCCCCTTTCCCCTCGACGACCCCCAGTGGGCGGTGCGGATGGCCCCTGCCATAGCGGCGGCAGTGCAGTCTGGGCAGATGCCGCCCTGGCCCCCGGGAGGCGATACCCCACCCCTGCAGGGGGACCGCCGCCTCTCCGATGAGACTATCCGAACCCTGGTCCGCTGGGCTGAGGCCGGAGCCCCGCTGGGAAAGCTGCGCTACTTGCCCCTGCCCTCCTCGGATGCGGGCGCTGCTGCGCTGCCCTATCGCTTGCAACCCGCCCAAGCCTACACCCCGGACCCAAGGCTGAGCGACGACTACCGCTGCTTCCTGATCGACCCCGCTATGGGCAGCGACACCTTCGTGACCGGCTACCGCATCCGGCCCGGCCAGCCCCGGCTGGTACACCACGTGATCCTCTTCGTCATCGGGCGGAAACAGCTGGCCTTAGCCCAGTCCCGCGATGGGCGCGACGGCAGGCCGGGCTGGCCTTGTTTCGGTGGTCCGGGGCTCTCCGGGAACCCTGCCGACATCGGAACCCCGCTGGGCTTTTGGGTTCCCGGTACCCAGGGCACCGATTTCCCCCCGGGCACCGGCTTCCTGTTGCGATCAGGCTCGAGGATCGTCATGCAGGTGCACTACAACCTGGCGGCCGGCCCAGCGGCCCCCGACCAGACCCGCTTGGAGCTGGCCACCGCCCCGGGTAGCGCCAACCTAAAGCCGTTGCTGGGGAACGCCGTCGTAGCCCCGGTGGAGATCCGCTGCCCAACGGGGGTCACCGGCGAACGCTGCACCCGCGAATACGCCCTGGCCCACACCGGGATGCGCTTTGTGGCCGAGGGCTCGCACCTTCTTTGCAACACCAGCCCGGCTCTTTACCAAGCCCGCGATGTCGGCGACGGCTCGAGCCAGACCACTACCTGCGAGCGCCCGGTGCCAGGAGACCGGGTTCTCCTGGGGGTAACCGCCCATATGCACTTGCGGGGGGTCAGGGTCAAGCTCGAGCTGAACCCCGGCACCCCCCGTGCCCGGACCCTGCTCGAGATACCCCGCTGGGATTTCCGCTGGCAGGGCCAGTACTGGTTCCAAGAGCCCATCCGCACCAGCCAGGGGGATACCGTGCGGATCACCTGTGTCTACGACAACTCCGGCCCCATCCCAGGCCCCGGCGGCGAGCCCCTCGAGCCCCGCTATATGGTCTGGGGCGAGGGCACCACCGACGAGATGTGCCTGGGCTTTTTGAGCTGGGTGAGACCCTAG
- a CDS encoding ATP-dependent nuclease subunit B → MKLLVGPPASGKTTRLLERAQETLAQRKRVWWIGLPHQRAYVYRRATERGGVIGLEVMSFQRAYYRLLTSNYGLKPILTGSGRVALVGEALRDSEDRALPGPGEARLFARAVAEAKRFGLRPEQIPASDFEARRFVQVYRRYEELKTTWGRWDYDDFRLEALRLVESGKYALEDGLELLVVDGFRELTPVEVRFLEALARRIQVWVALPEVWGNLEASETLPARDPQVQTYRAPNPVSEARWVLRSLKRDLAEGMNPLDLAVVAPENRQAALLTLADEYGVPLIEQTPKTAADTPEGRLLLSLLELPDYPTPSKLLAVPELLPLGRAALERGLAGREPIGRLAAELGLVDFWQGWMDRLEPGSDTLRWARGLLDSLPQIRGARRELLLERAKEAGRIASGPAFRPWWAALIAETYEPARPPGGVALLTPTLASGTRYKRLYLTYAVEGAYRVGEQEDYFIPEEDRIALEALFGRIGLPRRFQGRDRLLLAELRTRAEEVIITYPEADQERQNVPEPALVRGRASRLGEVPPGSALEVGEGIPYRAKLSSLPLGNATVEELRYYEDCPFRFWIERRLGTHDPPPWWRGLVRELGQVQRLNEARLEVLKARFAEAAGWLERFRERLFALTFGLVLPAQGELQARIDAGLNRGGEVSLYTFTAPGAVEPKEFLRGRWSELWLAGYLLERNPRQVRSVRIFVWPVLGEPMEVYETPITPENKPVKRQIEHRAIKVQEVWERFGKGDVSPNPGFRCRACGVRDVCREGKVG, encoded by the coding sequence ATGAAACTGCTGGTGGGGCCACCGGCCTCGGGGAAGACCACCCGGCTTCTCGAGCGGGCGCAGGAGACCCTGGCCCAGCGCAAGCGGGTCTGGTGGATTGGGCTACCTCACCAGCGGGCTTACGTGTACCGGCGGGCTACCGAGAGGGGTGGGGTGATAGGGCTCGAGGTGATGTCCTTTCAGCGGGCCTATTACCGCCTGCTCACCAGCAACTATGGCCTCAAGCCGATCCTCACCGGGTCGGGCCGGGTCGCGCTGGTAGGGGAAGCCCTCCGCGACAGCGAGGATCGCGCGCTACCCGGCCCCGGTGAGGCCCGGCTGTTCGCCCGGGCGGTGGCCGAGGCTAAGCGTTTTGGCCTGCGCCCCGAGCAGATCCCCGCCTCCGACTTTGAGGCCCGCCGCTTTGTGCAGGTTTACCGGCGCTACGAGGAGCTCAAGACCACCTGGGGCCGCTGGGACTACGACGATTTCCGGCTCGAGGCACTGCGCCTGGTGGAGTCGGGGAAATACGCGCTCGAGGACGGCTTGGAACTCCTAGTGGTAGATGGCTTCCGCGAGCTGACCCCGGTCGAAGTTCGCTTTCTGGAGGCCTTGGCTCGGAGAATCCAGGTCTGGGTGGCCTTGCCCGAGGTTTGGGGGAACCTCGAGGCCAGCGAGACCCTGCCCGCGCGGGATCCCCAGGTGCAAACGTATCGCGCCCCCAACCCGGTGAGCGAGGCCCGCTGGGTGCTGCGTTCGCTCAAGCGCGATCTGGCCGAAGGGATGAACCCCCTCGACCTCGCCGTGGTGGCTCCCGAGAACCGCCAGGCGGCGCTGCTCACCTTGGCCGATGAGTATGGCGTACCCTTGATCGAACAGACCCCCAAGACCGCCGCCGATACCCCCGAGGGCCGCCTGCTGCTCTCTCTCCTCGAGCTGCCCGACTACCCTACCCCGAGCAAGCTCCTTGCCGTTCCCGAACTCCTTCCGCTGGGGCGGGCGGCTTTGGAGCGGGGTCTGGCCGGGCGCGAGCCGATCGGGCGTCTGGCCGCCGAGCTGGGCCTGGTTGATTTCTGGCAGGGCTGGATGGACCGCTTGGAACCTGGATCGGACACCTTGCGCTGGGCCAGGGGCCTCCTCGACAGCCTGCCGCAGATCCGCGGAGCGCGGCGAGAACTATTGCTCGAGCGGGCCAAGGAAGCAGGGCGCATCGCCAGCGGCCCCGCTTTCCGCCCCTGGTGGGCGGCCCTCATCGCCGAGACCTACGAGCCCGCCCGCCCGCCCGGCGGGGTGGCCCTGCTCACCCCCACCCTGGCGAGCGGAACCCGGTATAAGCGGCTCTACCTGACCTACGCCGTGGAGGGGGCCTACCGGGTGGGAGAGCAGGAGGACTATTTCATCCCCGAGGAAGACCGCATCGCCCTCGAGGCCCTCTTTGGCCGGATCGGCCTGCCCCGGCGTTTCCAGGGGCGGGACCGCTTGCTCTTGGCTGAGCTGCGCACGCGGGCCGAGGAGGTGATCATCACCTACCCCGAGGCCGACCAGGAGCGGCAGAATGTCCCCGAACCCGCCCTGGTGCGCGGCCGGGCCTCGCGCCTGGGCGAGGTCCCTCCGGGGAGTGCGCTCGAGGTGGGGGAGGGTATCCCTTACCGGGCTAAGCTCTCCAGCCTCCCCCTGGGCAACGCCACGGTGGAAGAGCTTCGCTATTACGAAGACTGCCCCTTTCGCTTTTGGATCGAGCGCCGTCTGGGAACCCACGACCCTCCCCCGTGGTGGCGGGGCCTGGTGCGCGAGCTGGGGCAAGTTCAGCGCTTGAACGAGGCCCGCCTCGAGGTCCTCAAGGCCCGCTTCGCGGAGGCGGCGGGCTGGCTCGAGCGCTTCCGAGAACGCCTCTTTGCCCTCACCTTTGGCCTCGTCTTGCCTGCCCAGGGCGAGCTTCAGGCCCGCATTGACGCCGGGCTCAACCGGGGCGGCGAGGTGAGCCTCTACACCTTCACCGCACCGGGGGCCGTGGAGCCCAAGGAGTTCTTGCGGGGCCGCTGGAGCGAGCTCTGGCTCGCCGGGTATCTGCTCGAGCGCAACCCCCGCCAGGTGAGGTCGGTGCGGATTTTTGTGTGGCCGGTGCTGGGCGAGCCGATGGAAGTCTACGAGACCCCCATCACCCCGGAGAACAAGCCGGTCAAACGGCAGATAGAGCACCGGGCGATAAAGGTGCAAGAAGTCTGGGAGCGCTTTGGCAAGGGGGACGTAAGCCCGAACCCGGGCTTTCGCTGTCGAGCGTGCGGGGTGCGCGACGTGTGCCGCGAGGGAAAGGTCGGTTGA